In a genomic window of Erinaceus europaeus unplaced genomic scaffold, mEriEur2.1 scaffold_630, whole genome shotgun sequence:
- the IL17C gene encoding interleukin-17C, which yields MTICAMDSWVAAGCPPSLGTLTHHHHSFLQFLPGLLTLLWLPISLAHHGPLPWVDPNTQTSRNLRCYSPEEIPLGQVPLHLLARTAKWEQALPVSLVSSLEATAGRSRRHKELPTKTQCPVLQPKQILEADIHQRSISPWRYRVDMDENRYPQKLAWAECLCQGCLNTRTGRETPALNSVPLLQSLPVLRRQPCTHHPEPGAFAFYTEFIRVPVGCTCVLPRTAQ from the exons ATGACCATatgcg CCATG GACAGCTGGGTGGCAGCAGGGTGCCCCCCTTCACTGGGCACCCTGACCCATCACCATCACTCATTCCTCCAGTTCCTGCCTGGCCTCCTGACTCTTCTCTGGCTGCCCATCAGTCTGGCCCATCATGGCCCCCTACCCTGGGTGGACCCCAACACCCAGACTTCTAGGAATCTGCGCTGCTACTCACCTGAGGAGATTCCCCTTGGCCAGGTCCCCCTACACTTGTTGGCTCGAACTGCCAAGTGGGAACAAGCCCTACCAGTATCCCTGGTGTCCAGCTTGGAGGCAACAGCAGGCCGCAGCAGGCGGCACAAGGAGCTTCCCACCAAGACCCAGTGCCCTGTGCTGCAGCCCAAGCAGATTTTGGAAGCTGACATCCACCAGCGCTCCATTTCACCCTGGAGATACCG TGTGGACATGGATGAGAATCGCTACCCACAAAAGCTGGCTTGGGCTGAATGCCTGTGCCAGGGATGCCTGAACACTCGCACTGGCCGGGAGACTCCAGCACTCAACTCAGTGCCGCTGCTGCAGAGCCTTCCAGTGCTGCGGCGCCAGCCCTGCACCCACCACCCTGAGCCTGGTGCCTTTGCTTTCTACACAGAGTTTATCCGCGTTCCCGTCGGCTGCACCTGCGTGCTGCCTCGAACTGCCCAGTGA